From a single Bacillus pseudomycoides DSM 12442 genomic region:
- the glgB gene encoding 1,4-alpha-glucan branching protein GlgB, producing the protein MSVTNCIEESVYEFHTKQCYESYNIFGAHLVTEDEIQGVRFTVWAPHAKALSVVGDFNEWDIEGHKMRKMAEEGIWSLFIPHLGENEIYKYAIETPDGETILKADPYATYAEVRPNTASVIFDIKGYKWNDKNWFRKKKRKLIYKEAMAIYELHFGSWKKKEDGSLYSYREMAEELIPYVVEHQFTHIEIMPLVEHPYDRSWGYQGTGYYAVTSRFGTPHDFMYFVDECHKYGIGVILDWVPGHFCKDAHGLYLFDGAPTYEYKDLDVQENHVWGTVNFDLGKQEVRNFLISNALFWMKYYHIDGFRVDAVANMLYWEKEGKQQSNEYAVSFLRELNEAVFAEDEEFLMTAEDSTAWPLVTAPVYEGGLGFNYKWNMGWMNDVLKYMECAPEYRKYIHEKMTFSLLYAYSENFILPLSHDEVVHGKKSLLNKMPGDYWEKFAQLRLLYGYFFTHPGKKLLFMGGEFGQFDEWKDLEGLDWNLHDFEMHRYMHDYFKELIALYKRSKPLWQLDHSQEGFQWIDADNKEQSIFSFIRKGDKEDDIFVVICNFTNIVYENYKVGVPEFKYYNEILNSDAAIYGGSGQVNKKRLKTILEPYHNQSAHVEITIPPFGVSILRPVKTRKGSKKQDGSKADVRSDVTSRRKG; encoded by the coding sequence GCATCTTGTAACGGAAGATGAAATACAAGGCGTACGATTTACAGTATGGGCTCCTCATGCGAAAGCTCTGAGTGTAGTTGGCGATTTTAATGAGTGGGATATTGAAGGGCATAAGATGCGAAAAATGGCAGAAGAGGGTATTTGGTCATTGTTTATACCACATTTGGGGGAAAATGAAATATATAAGTATGCGATTGAAACTCCAGATGGTGAAACAATTTTAAAAGCAGATCCCTATGCAACATATGCAGAAGTAAGACCAAATACGGCATCTGTTATTTTTGATATAAAGGGATATAAATGGAATGATAAAAATTGGTTTCGAAAGAAGAAACGAAAATTAATTTATAAGGAAGCAATGGCAATTTATGAGTTGCATTTTGGTTCATGGAAAAAGAAAGAAGATGGCTCTCTGTACTCATATCGAGAGATGGCAGAGGAGCTCATTCCTTATGTGGTGGAACATCAATTTACCCACATTGAAATTATGCCGCTTGTGGAACATCCATATGACCGTTCCTGGGGATATCAGGGAACCGGATATTATGCGGTGACAAGCCGATTTGGTACACCGCATGATTTCATGTATTTTGTCGATGAATGTCATAAATATGGAATCGGTGTCATTTTAGATTGGGTGCCGGGTCATTTTTGTAAAGATGCTCATGGGTTGTATTTATTTGATGGAGCGCCGACCTATGAATATAAAGATTTGGATGTACAGGAAAATCACGTTTGGGGCACAGTAAATTTTGATTTAGGAAAACAGGAAGTGCGTAATTTTTTAATTTCAAATGCACTGTTTTGGATGAAGTATTACCATATTGACGGCTTTCGTGTCGATGCGGTTGCGAATATGTTGTACTGGGAAAAAGAAGGGAAGCAGCAAAGTAATGAATACGCCGTTTCCTTCTTGCGTGAGTTAAATGAGGCAGTATTTGCAGAGGACGAAGAATTTTTGATGACCGCAGAAGATTCGACAGCTTGGCCACTTGTGACTGCGCCAGTGTATGAAGGCGGACTAGGGTTTAATTATAAGTGGAATATGGGCTGGATGAATGATGTTCTAAAATACATGGAGTGTGCACCGGAATATCGGAAATATATTCATGAGAAAATGACATTTTCTTTGCTATATGCTTACTCCGAAAACTTTATATTACCGCTCTCTCACGATGAAGTCGTTCACGGAAAAAAATCATTGTTAAATAAAATGCCAGGAGACTACTGGGAAAAGTTTGCACAACTGCGTTTATTATACGGGTATTTCTTTACGCATCCTGGAAAGAAATTACTCTTTATGGGTGGGGAATTTGGTCAGTTTGACGAATGGAAAGATCTCGAGGGTCTAGATTGGAATTTGCATGATTTTGAAATGCATCGTTATATGCATGATTACTTTAAAGAGCTCATAGCATTGTATAAGCGCTCTAAACCACTTTGGCAGTTGGATCATTCGCAGGAAGGATTTCAGTGGATTGATGCCGATAACAAAGAACAAAGTATTTTCTCGTTTATTCGTAAAGGGGATAAGGAAGACGATATCTTTGTTGTGATATGTAATTTTACTAATATTGTGTATGAAAATTATAAAGTAGGTGTACCAGAGTTCAAGTATTATAACGAGATTTTAAATAGTGACGCAGCAATATATGGCGGCTCAGGGCAGGTAAATAAAAAGCGCCTAAAGACAATTCTAGAGCCGTATCATAATCAGTCTGCCCATGTAGAAATAACAATTCCACCATTTGGCGTATCCATTTTAAGACCAGTGAAAACGAGAAAGGGGAGCAAAAAACAAGATGGTTCAAAAGCAGACGTGCGTAGCGATGTTACTAGCAGGAGGAAAGGGTAG
- a CDS encoding glucose-1-phosphate adenylyltransferase — protein MVQKQTCVAMLLAGGKGSRLSALTKNLAKPAVPFGGKYRIIDFTLSNCANSGIETVGILTQYQPLELHSYIGIGNAWDLDRVNGGVTVLPPYSESSGVKWYTGTASAIYQNLNYLHQYDPEYVLILSGDHIYKMDYSKMLDYHIEKEADVSISVIEVPWDEASRFGIMHTNEDMEIVEFEEKPQFPKSNLASMGIYIFNWAVLKEYLEMDARNPESSNDFGKDVIPLLLDEEKKLIAYPFEGYWKDVGTVKSLWEANMDLLREESTLQLNDHSWRIYSVNPNEPPQYIAEGAKVEESLINEGCVVEGDVKHSVLFQGVTVGEGSMVIDSVIMPDACIGKNVVIERAIVGSGMVIEDGTIIRPEKNIEDVVLIAEGK, from the coding sequence ATGGTTCAAAAGCAGACGTGCGTAGCGATGTTACTAGCAGGAGGAAAGGGTAGTCGTTTAAGTGCTTTAACAAAAAATTTAGCAAAGCCAGCTGTTCCGTTTGGCGGTAAGTACCGAATTATTGATTTCACATTAAGTAATTGTGCAAACTCTGGTATTGAAACAGTTGGAATTTTAACGCAGTATCAGCCGCTTGAGCTTCATAGTTATATTGGAATCGGTAATGCTTGGGATTTAGATCGTGTGAATGGCGGCGTGACCGTATTGCCTCCGTACTCGGAATCTTCAGGAGTGAAATGGTATACAGGAACAGCGAGTGCTATTTATCAAAACTTAAACTATTTGCATCAGTACGATCCGGAATATGTTCTGATTTTGTCAGGAGATCATATTTATAAAATGGATTACAGTAAAATGTTAGATTACCATATTGAAAAAGAAGCAGATGTTTCGATTTCAGTTATTGAAGTACCTTGGGATGAAGCAAGTCGATTCGGCATTATGCATACGAATGAGGATATGGAAATTGTTGAATTTGAGGAAAAACCACAATTTCCAAAAAGCAATCTTGCTTCGATGGGAATTTATATCTTTAATTGGGCTGTTTTAAAAGAATATTTAGAGATGGATGCAAGAAATCCAGAATCTAGTAATGATTTTGGAAAAGATGTCATCCCGCTTTTATTAGACGAGGAGAAAAAGCTCATTGCTTACCCATTTGAAGGGTATTGGAAAGATGTTGGAACTGTAAAAAGTTTATGGGAAGCAAATATGGACTTGCTTCGAGAAGAATCGACCTTACAGTTAAATGATCATAGCTGGCGCATTTATTCGGTGAATCCAAATGAGCCGCCGCAGTATATTGCTGAAGGCGCAAAGGTAGAAGAATCATTAATTAATGAAGGATGCGTTGTTGAAGGAGATGTAAAACACTCTGTTTTATTCCAAGGAGTGACGGTTGGAGAAGGGAGTATGGTAATCGATTCGGTAATTATGCCAGATGCATGCATCGGTAAAAATGTTGTCATTGAAAGAGCGATTGTCGGATCGGGTATGGTCATTGAAGATGGGACAATTATTCGTCCAGAAAAAAATATCGAGGATGTCGTACTAATAGCTGAGGGGAAATAG
- a CDS encoding sugar phosphate nucleotidyltransferase, which translates to MGESMLGIINATGSFSSLKKVTGHRSLAALPFGGRYRLIDFMLSNMVNSHIHSVAIFTSHKNRSLMDHLGSGKQWDLDRKRDGLFLFPPNCQCNQDEFGSFAHFRRHIDYFLRSRQEYVVITNSHLVTALNFQKILERHIHTGADVTEVCHEGVSLQTYVLKKQLLLDLFETYKDMEHYSLFDVVKEKRGESLYITTYEHTGYVAVIDSIENYYKHSLEILQPSIWKQLFTKEAPIFTKVKDEPPTRYIKGAQVQNTMIANGSVIAGKVENSVVFRSVKVGKGSVIRNSIIMQKSQIGDNCILDGVIIDKDVKIEDGVVLTGTPDNPYVLEKGSVQSQNITSYS; encoded by the coding sequence ATGGGAGAATCAATGTTAGGAATTATTAATGCAACAGGGAGTTTTTCTTCCTTAAAGAAAGTAACAGGGCACCGTTCACTGGCAGCACTACCATTTGGAGGACGTTATCGTCTCATTGATTTTATGCTTTCAAATATGGTTAATTCCCATATTCATAGTGTAGCAATTTTTACGAGTCATAAAAATCGTTCCTTGATGGATCATCTCGGATCAGGAAAACAATGGGATTTAGATAGAAAACGCGACGGCTTATTTTTATTTCCTCCGAATTGCCAATGTAATCAAGATGAGTTTGGTTCCTTCGCTCATTTTAGAAGACATATTGACTATTTTCTGCGCAGCAGACAAGAGTATGTTGTTATTACAAATAGTCATCTTGTTACAGCATTAAATTTTCAAAAGATATTGGAAAGACATATACATACGGGCGCGGATGTTACAGAAGTATGCCATGAAGGCGTATCACTGCAAACTTATGTGCTGAAGAAACAGTTATTATTAGATTTATTTGAAACATATAAAGACATGGAACACTATAGTTTGTTTGATGTAGTCAAAGAGAAACGAGGAGAGTCTCTATACATTACTACATATGAGCATACAGGGTATGTAGCAGTAATCGATTCGATTGAAAATTATTATAAACATAGTTTAGAAATTTTGCAGCCTTCTATTTGGAAGCAGTTGTTTACGAAAGAAGCTCCGATTTTTACAAAAGTAAAGGATGAACCACCAACACGTTATATAAAAGGAGCGCAGGTGCAAAACACAATGATTGCAAACGGTAGTGTTATTGCAGGAAAAGTTGAGAATAGTGTTGTATTTCGTTCTGTTAAGGTTGGGAAAGGTTCGGTTATTCGAAATAGCATCATTATGCAAAAGAGCCAAATTGGAGATAACTGTATATTAGACGGCGTTATTATTGATAAGGATGTTAAAATTGAGGATGGTGTGGTTTTAACAGGAACGCCTGATAATCCATACGTTTTGGAAAAGGGCAGTGTTCAAAGTCAAAATATTACTAGTTATTCTTAA
- the glgA gene encoding glycogen synthase GlgA — MNILFAVSECVPFIKSGGLADVAGALPKELKKLGVNVRIILPNYSLIPKHLREACTLHKVINVQLGWRNQYCGILKGEQGGITYYLIDNEYYFKRDSLYGHYDDGERFSFFSKAVLECMPHLDFEVDILHSHDWHTAMANFLLREKYGDHPLYEHIKTVYTIHNLQFQGVFPREVMHDLLELGDEYFDSEQLEFYGNVNFMKGGIIASDRITAVSPTYKEEIQYGFFGEKLDGLLRKYNDKLSGIVNGIDTSVYNPKTDPYITAQYDAKSLYEKQENKRALQRYFGLPEKEDTPIISMVTRLTKQKGLDLVRTVFHEMMEDDVQCIILGSGDSEYEQFFEWMAYEYPEKVKVYIGFNEELAHQVYAGSDLFLMPSLFEPCGLGQLIALAYGVIPIVRETGGLNDTVQSYNEKTENGNGFSFRNFNAHDMLHTVRRALKYYHNQPVWNQLVKQAMTEDYSWKKSALEYKELYKSLLKHS; from the coding sequence GTGAATATTTTATTTGCAGTATCAGAATGCGTACCGTTTATTAAATCAGGTGGCTTAGCAGATGTGGCGGGTGCACTTCCAAAAGAATTGAAAAAATTAGGAGTAAACGTCCGTATTATCCTACCAAACTACAGCCTTATTCCCAAGCACTTGCGAGAAGCATGTACGCTTCATAAGGTAATCAATGTGCAGCTCGGTTGGCGAAATCAATATTGCGGGATTTTAAAAGGGGAGCAAGGCGGGATTACGTATTATTTAATCGACAATGAATATTATTTTAAAAGGGATTCTCTTTATGGACATTATGATGATGGAGAACGTTTTTCTTTCTTTTCTAAGGCAGTGTTAGAGTGTATGCCGCACCTAGATTTTGAAGTGGACATCCTTCACAGTCATGATTGGCATACAGCGATGGCGAATTTTTTACTGCGTGAAAAGTATGGGGATCATCCATTGTATGAGCATATTAAAACTGTTTATACGATTCATAATTTGCAGTTCCAGGGTGTGTTTCCTCGTGAAGTTATGCATGATTTACTGGAACTTGGTGATGAATATTTTGATAGTGAACAGCTTGAGTTTTATGGGAACGTTAACTTTATGAAAGGCGGTATCATCGCTTCAGATCGCATTACAGCGGTTAGCCCGACGTATAAAGAAGAGATCCAATATGGATTTTTTGGTGAAAAATTAGATGGTTTGTTACGGAAATATAATGATAAGCTGAGCGGGATTGTAAATGGTATTGATACGAGCGTATATAATCCGAAAACGGATCCTTATATTACTGCGCAGTATGATGCAAAATCATTGTATGAAAAACAAGAAAATAAACGCGCATTACAGCGCTACTTTGGTTTGCCAGAAAAAGAAGATACGCCAATTATTTCGATGGTAACGCGATTAACAAAGCAAAAAGGCCTTGATTTAGTACGTACTGTCTTTCATGAAATGATGGAAGACGATGTACAATGTATCATTTTAGGATCAGGGGATTCTGAATATGAGCAGTTTTTCGAATGGATGGCATATGAGTATCCAGAAAAAGTGAAAGTGTATATCGGGTTTAATGAGGAGCTAGCGCATCAAGTATATGCAGGGAGCGATTTATTTTTAATGCCATCATTATTTGAACCATGTGGACTCGGACAGCTCATTGCACTGGCATATGGTGTGATCCCAATTGTAAGAGAGACGGGAGGATTGAACGATACAGTTCAGTCTTATAATGAGAAAACAGAGAATGGAAATGGCTTCAGCTTTAGAAATTTTAACGCTCATGACATGTTACATACGGTTCGTCGTGCACTGAAGTATTATCATAATCAACCGGTATGGAATCAGCTTGTAAAACAAGCGATGACAGAGGATTATAGCTGGAAAAAGTCAGCTCTTGAATATAAGGAACTATATAAAAGTTTGCTGAAACACTCTTAG
- a CDS encoding glycogen/starch/alpha-glucan phosphorylase → MFTHVESFKVAFLEKLETMYGKSFKDSTSRDQYNTLGRMVREYMNQHWIATNERYRTGNQKQMYYLSIEFLLGRLLGSNLLNLGIRDVCEQGLSELGISLKELEESEADAGLGNGGLGRLAACFLDSLASLNLPGHGCGIRYKHGLFDQKIVDGYQVELPEQWLLHENVWEVRRHDQAVEVSYFGNVEPIEMNGRLEFRHTNAEVIMAVPYDVPVVGYETDTVNTLRLWNAEPVPFPQNCKDILKYKRETEVVSEFLYPDDTHDEGKILRLKQQYFLVSASLQNIVRMHREQNGTLRNLHEKIAIHINDTHPVLAIPELMRILLDEEKLAWEEAWDITTQTISYTNHTTLSEALEKWPIHIFKPLLPRIYMIIEEINERFCHELWERYPYDWKRIEDMAIIAHDLVKMAHLAIVGSYSVNGVAKIHTEILKQREMQLFYDFYPEKFNNKTNGIAHRRWLMKANPQLANLISEAIGTEWKKQPIQLQSLQSFQHDTAFQDKLHDVKQERKYILAEQIQSKMGIIVDPSSIFDVQVKRLHAYKRQLLNVLHILYLYNRLKEDSSFSFYPRTFIFGAKASPGYYYAKKIIKLINELARKVNQDPYVSQYMKVIFLENYRVSLAEYIFPAADVSEQISTASKEASGTGNMKFMMNGAITLGTLDGANIEIREKVGDEACFIFGLTAEEVLHYYQNGGYRANDYYHHNMHIKKVVDQLINGFFTNVGAEFEAIYDSLVIQNDEYFVLRDFSPYAERQEDVGRAYENRRKWLEMSIINIAQSGHFASDRTILQYSNEIWGIGDRVKLS, encoded by the coding sequence ATGTTTACTCATGTTGAAAGCTTTAAAGTAGCCTTTTTAGAAAAACTAGAAACGATGTATGGAAAAAGTTTCAAAGATTCTACCAGTCGTGACCAGTATAATACACTTGGTCGTATGGTACGTGAGTATATGAATCAGCATTGGATTGCAACAAATGAAAGGTACCGGACAGGGAATCAAAAGCAAATGTATTACTTGTCTATTGAGTTTTTACTTGGTCGTTTGCTCGGTAGTAACTTACTAAATCTAGGTATCCGTGATGTATGTGAACAAGGCCTTTCAGAGCTTGGAATTTCATTAAAGGAATTGGAAGAAAGTGAAGCGGATGCAGGGCTTGGCAATGGAGGACTTGGCCGCCTTGCAGCCTGTTTTCTCGATTCACTTGCATCTTTAAATCTTCCAGGGCACGGATGTGGTATTCGTTATAAGCATGGCTTGTTTGATCAGAAAATTGTGGATGGATATCAAGTAGAATTACCAGAACAGTGGCTCCTTCATGAAAATGTTTGGGAAGTAAGACGACACGATCAAGCGGTAGAAGTGAGCTACTTTGGAAATGTAGAGCCGATAGAAATGAATGGTCGCCTCGAATTTCGTCATACGAATGCGGAAGTGATTATGGCAGTTCCATATGACGTTCCGGTTGTTGGATATGAAACAGATACTGTGAATACACTTCGCCTTTGGAATGCAGAGCCGGTTCCTTTTCCACAAAATTGTAAAGATATTTTGAAATATAAACGTGAAACAGAAGTGGTATCAGAATTTTTATACCCGGATGATACGCATGATGAAGGGAAAATACTACGTTTAAAGCAGCAGTATTTCCTTGTATCAGCAAGCTTACAAAACATTGTTCGCATGCATAGAGAGCAAAATGGAACGCTTCGTAATTTACATGAGAAAATCGCGATTCACATTAACGATACGCATCCCGTTTTAGCAATTCCAGAACTTATGCGTATTTTACTAGATGAAGAAAAGCTTGCTTGGGAAGAAGCATGGGATATTACGACTCAGACAATTTCTTATACGAATCATACGACATTATCAGAAGCACTTGAGAAGTGGCCAATCCATATTTTTAAACCGTTATTACCACGAATTTATATGATTATTGAAGAAATCAATGAACGCTTTTGTCATGAACTATGGGAGCGATATCCGTATGATTGGAAGCGGATTGAAGATATGGCAATTATCGCGCATGATCTTGTCAAAATGGCACATTTAGCAATTGTCGGAAGTTATAGTGTAAATGGCGTGGCAAAAATTCATACAGAAATTTTAAAGCAACGTGAAATGCAATTGTTTTATGATTTTTATCCGGAGAAATTTAACAATAAGACAAATGGAATCGCGCATCGGCGCTGGCTTATGAAGGCGAATCCGCAGCTTGCAAATCTCATTTCAGAAGCAATTGGAACGGAATGGAAGAAGCAACCGATTCAGTTGCAATCACTGCAAAGCTTTCAACATGACACTGCTTTTCAAGACAAGTTGCATGATGTAAAGCAAGAGCGTAAATATATTTTAGCAGAGCAAATTCAAAGCAAGATGGGGATTATCGTTGACCCGAGTTCCATTTTTGATGTACAAGTAAAACGATTGCACGCTTATAAAAGGCAACTATTAAATGTGTTACATATTTTGTATTTGTACAATCGTTTAAAAGAAGACTCAAGCTTTTCGTTTTATCCGCGTACATTTATTTTTGGAGCGAAGGCATCGCCAGGCTATTATTATGCGAAAAAAATTATTAAATTAATAAATGAACTTGCTAGAAAGGTAAATCAAGATCCATATGTGAGTCAATATATGAAAGTTATCTTTCTAGAAAACTATCGGGTTTCTTTAGCTGAATATATTTTCCCAGCAGCAGATGTAAGTGAGCAAATCTCTACAGCAAGTAAAGAGGCATCAGGAACAGGGAATATGAAGTTTATGATGAATGGTGCAATTACGCTCGGAACGCTGGATGGGGCCAATATTGAAATAAGAGAAAAAGTAGGAGATGAAGCCTGTTTTATCTTTGGTTTAACAGCGGAAGAGGTGCTTCATTATTATCAAAATGGTGGATATCGTGCAAATGATTACTATCATCATAATATGCACATAAAAAAAGTAGTCGATCAGTTAATAAATGGCTTTTTCACAAATGTTGGAGCCGAATTTGAAGCAATTTATGATTCTCTTGTTATTCAAAATGACGAGTACTTTGTCCTTCGTGATTTTAGTCCATATGCAGAGCGTCAAGAAGATGTAGGAAGAGCATATGAAAACCGAAGAAAGTGGCTAGAAATGTCTATCATCAATATTGCACAATCAGGACACTTTGCTAGTGATCGAACGATTCTGCAGTATAGTAATGAGATTTGGGGTATTGGTGATAGGGTTAAGCTTTCGTGA
- a CDS encoding lipase family protein has product MRAPLSFDKDTAILLASCCELTYDQYKQNGIFQIPEGFQYVQGFQAKVMQTTEWFGFILESEDTVIVAFRGTQSDPEWVIDSLVNQKPYPYALNSGNVHNGFLSVYESCRDTIMDMLVSLPSHKKLLATGHSLGGALATLHILDARVNTAFAQYGLYNFASPKVGDITFRNYYKMQVASSFRFVNLFDVVPLLPPRKVHFNDQDWEYTHVHHNLTFTKNTKSIVNNHAMTTYKTCLTSHF; this is encoded by the coding sequence ATGCGTGCTCCTTTATCCTTTGATAAAGATACTGCCATATTGCTAGCTTCTTGCTGCGAGTTAACATATGATCAATATAAACAAAATGGGATTTTTCAAATACCTGAAGGATTTCAATATGTACAAGGTTTTCAGGCTAAGGTTATGCAAACAACAGAGTGGTTTGGATTCATATTAGAATCTGAGGATACAGTCATCGTAGCGTTTCGAGGGACCCAATCCGATCCAGAGTGGGTCATTGATTCACTTGTGAACCAAAAACCTTATCCATACGCCTTAAATAGCGGAAACGTCCATAACGGCTTTCTCTCTGTTTATGAATCGTGCCGTGATACGATTATGGATATGCTCGTATCTTTACCATCACATAAAAAACTACTCGCCACAGGGCATAGCCTAGGCGGAGCACTTGCCACACTACACATATTAGATGCACGCGTTAATACTGCGTTTGCACAATACGGTCTCTATAACTTTGCCTCTCCAAAAGTCGGTGATATCACTTTTCGCAACTACTATAAAATGCAAGTAGCAAGTAGCTTTCGCTTCGTTAATTTATTCGATGTGGTCCCGCTTCTTCCACCGCGCAAAGTACATTTTAATGACCAAGACTGGGAGTATACACATGTTCATCACAACTTGACATTTACGAAAAATACAAAATCTATCGTCAACAACCACGCCATGACAACATACAAAACATGTCTGACTTCTCATTTTTGA
- a CDS encoding MerR family transcriptional regulator, translated as MSKSENYSIGEFSKRTGISIRTLHYYDEIGLLKPEKHPSSGRRIYKKQDILTLQKIVSLKFLGYSLDEISVMINMSSFNVSLKETLQSQKQAFEEKKEHIEISLKAINRTITLLEDEGQVDSDILMSLICNIQKESEQRLWLEEYMDKEVVDRLYDKSEEEMVALDKEFIQLSKEVKRLFGKPVHDPEVQKLVDQHMKATLTYVGEETICSLNGLENMEDEYENMIPSPYTKEEEEWLNAAMEYYMIQHGMYSPTGENDK; from the coding sequence ATGAGTAAAAGTGAAAACTATTCAATTGGAGAGTTTTCGAAAAGAACAGGCATATCAATACGGACGCTACATTATTACGATGAAATTGGATTACTTAAACCCGAAAAACATCCTAGTTCCGGACGTCGAATATATAAAAAGCAAGACATCTTAACGTTGCAAAAAATAGTAAGTCTAAAATTTTTAGGATATAGTCTAGACGAAATATCTGTAATGATAAATATGTCTAGCTTTAATGTAAGTTTAAAAGAAACATTACAAAGTCAGAAACAAGCTTTTGAAGAGAAAAAGGAGCATATCGAAATTTCTTTGAAAGCAATTAATCGAACAATTACTTTATTAGAAGATGAAGGGCAAGTAGATAGTGACATTTTAATGAGTTTAATTTGTAATATACAAAAAGAAAGTGAACAACGCCTATGGCTTGAGGAATATATGGATAAGGAAGTCGTTGATCGATTATACGATAAATCTGAAGAAGAGATGGTGGCATTGGATAAAGAATTTATTCAGTTGTCGAAGGAGGTAAAGAGATTATTTGGAAAACCAGTCCATGATCCAGAAGTGCAAAAGCTTGTCGATCAACATATGAAGGCAACTCTTACATATGTGGGAGAAGAAACGATATGCTCTTTGAATGGATTAGAAAATATGGAAGATGAGTATGAAAATATGATTCCATCACCATATACAAAGGAAGAAGAGGAATGGTTAAATGCGGCAATGGAGTATTATATGATTCAACATGGTATGTACAGTCCTACAGGAGAAAATGATAAGTGA
- a CDS encoding TIGR00266 family protein, with the protein MKAHEIEYKLYGDDMQFVEIELDPEESVIAEAGAMMMMEDHIEMETIFGDGAGKSSGLFGKLMGAGKRLVTGESMFMTVFTNTGHGKRHVSFAAPYPGKIVPVDLTEYQGKVVCQKDAFLCAAKGVSIGIEFTKKIGSGFFGGEGFIMQKLEGDGLAFMHAGGTVYKRELKPGERLRIDTGCLVAMTRDVNYDIQFVGNVKTALFGGEGLFFATLEGPGTVWIQSLTLSRLAARLTSPAAQSSGEGSVLGGLGRLLDGKE; encoded by the coding sequence ATGAAAGCACATGAAATTGAGTATAAATTATATGGCGATGATATGCAGTTTGTTGAAATTGAATTAGATCCAGAAGAAAGCGTAATTGCAGAAGCTGGAGCAATGATGATGATGGAAGACCATATTGAAATGGAAACAATCTTCGGTGACGGTGCTGGAAAGTCTAGCGGCCTATTCGGTAAATTAATGGGTGCCGGAAAACGACTCGTTACAGGTGAGAGTATGTTTATGACCGTATTTACAAATACAGGTCATGGCAAACGTCACGTATCATTTGCTGCACCTTACCCTGGAAAAATCGTTCCAGTTGATTTAACAGAATATCAAGGCAAAGTAGTTTGTCAAAAAGATGCATTCCTTTGCGCCGCAAAAGGTGTTTCTATCGGAATTGAATTCACGAAAAAAATTGGTAGCGGCTTCTTCGGCGGTGAAGGCTTCATTATGCAGAAGCTTGAAGGTGATGGCCTTGCTTTCATGCACGCAGGTGGCACAGTATACAAACGTGAGCTTAAGCCCGGTGAAAGACTCCGCATTGATACAGGGTGTCTCGTTGCAATGACAAGAGATGTTAACTACGACATTCAATTCGTAGGAAACGTAAAAACTGCGTTATTTGGCGGAGAAGGTTTATTCTTCGCTACATTAGAAGGACCAGGAACAGTTTGGATTCAATCCTTAACATTAAGCCGTTTAGCAGCGCGTCTTACAAGCCCTGCAGCTCAAAGTAGCGGGGAAGGTAGCGTTTTAGGTGGACTTGGTCGCCTTCTTGATGGAAAAGAATAA
- the cspD gene encoding cold-shock protein CspD codes for MQTGKVKWFNGEKGFGFIEVEGGDDVFVHFSAIQGDGFKTLEEGQEVSFEIVEGNRGPQAANVTKN; via the coding sequence ATGCAAACAGGTAAAGTTAAATGGTTTAATGGCGAAAAAGGTTTCGGTTTCATCGAAGTTGAAGGTGGAGACGATGTATTCGTACATTTCTCAGCTATCCAAGGCGACGGCTTCAAAACTTTAGAAGAAGGTCAAGAAGTTTCTTTCGAAATCGTTGAAGGTAACCGTGGACCACAAGCTGCTAACGTTACAAAAAACTAA